A part of Populus alba chromosome 8, ASM523922v2, whole genome shotgun sequence genomic DNA contains:
- the LOC118060313 gene encoding metalloendoproteinase 3-MMP: MSTMTARSFPIFVAILLLVAMQSRTIQSKPSGDPFGFIKHLEGCHKNESVKGLHELKRYLEKFGYLNYGHQGKKGHDHANDDEFDDLLESAIKAYQQNHHLNVTGSLDNITVHEMMQPRCGVPDVVNGTKHYHTHKSIHTLAHYNFIPGNPRWTKRQLTYTFRSSVQVPAAQNIRSICAKAFQRWAQVTEFTFQEVTGSSPADIVIGFHRGDHNDGSAFDGPQGVLAHATSPDRNAIFHFDADENWSENPGPNQMDLESVAVHEIGHLLGLDHNDDPNADAIMSSGIRSGIAKRDLRADDIQGVRALYGFAN; this comes from the coding sequence ATGTCTACAATGACAGCTAGAAGTTTTCCGATTTTTGTAGCCATTTTACTTCTTGTCGCGATGCAATCACGCACCATTCAATCAAAACCAAGTGGAGATCCTTTTGGGTTCATCAAACACCTGGAGGGATGCCACAAGAACGAATCTGTCAAAGGGCTTCACGAGCTAAAAAGATATCTTGAGAAATTTGGATACTTGAACTATGGTcatcaaggaaagaagggccaTGACCATGCCAATGACGATGAGTTCGATGATCTTTTAGAGTCTGCAATCAAGGCATACCAGCAGAACCATCATTTGAACGTTACAGGAAGCCTCGACAATATTACAGTGCACGAAATGATGCAGCCTAGATGTGGCGTGCCAGATGTTGTCAATGGCACAAAGCATTACCATACTCACAAGTCCATCCACACACTGGCTCACTACAATTTCATTCCTGGAAATCCTAGATGGACAAAAAGGCAACTGACGTACACGTTTCGTTCCAGTGTCCAAGTCCCGGCTGCACAGAACATAAGGTCCATCTGCGCAAAAGCTTTTCAAAGATGGGCTCAGGTCACcgaattcacttttcaggaaGTTACCGGTAGCTCCCCTGCAGATATTGTTATCGGATTCCATCGCGGAGACCATAACGATGGTTCCGCCTTCGACGGTCCTCAAGGGGTCTTAGCCCATGCTACTTCACCAGATAGGAATGCAATTTTCCATTTCGATGCGGATGAAAATTGGAGTGAAAACCCAGGACCTAACCAGATGGACCTGGAATCTGTAGCCGTGCATGAAATAGGACATCTTCTCGGTCTCGACCACAATGATGATCCAAATGCCGATGCCATCATGTCTTCCGGAATTCGTTCTGGGATTGCGAAAAGGGATTTGCGTGCGGATGATATTCAGGGCGTACGAGCTTTATACGGATTCGCTAATTGA